One Arachis hypogaea cultivar Tifrunner chromosome 18, arahy.Tifrunner.gnm2.J5K5, whole genome shotgun sequence genomic window, GCACATAAATATAcagtataaattttgaaaaataaaataaaacattttataACACATAATAAAGTTACTAGAAATAGCCAAATTATAAAAAGTTAGACATTGAATACGAATTTATAAgttcaaattttattaatatcaataaaaaaaataaattcagatATTTTTGGTCTAtgattacattatatatatatattgagttaTTGACCATAATGGCTGATTTTTTTCTAACTTTCAAAGGGATGAGAACATTATTCAAATTCGTAGATATTTATCTCATTTTTAtctatttagataattatttgttATGGTGTGATGCGAATTTTTAGCAGAGTAAAATCGAATTTAAATAATATCCGTTTATATTCATctcaatatatataatatgtaatatatataattaataaaataattaataatattatattatatttaaatttttattttaatttatattatatatataataataattatacaaattttaaaatttaattttatttattaaattttaatagttataAGAGCGGATACTACAATTACAAAAACGAATtagagtataattttttattattcacaaataaaaacaaaacttaaTTTATGCGAATAATTATAAAGTAGGACAAATTCGCCCCTATCTATTTTATTGCTACTTCTAACTTTTATCTAAATATATACGACCAGACTTTAAAAATTGGAATTATGATAAcatcttaaaataaaataaattaaaaactaaatcagttattatatattattttacgtatgttataattaaataaataattaataatataattacattcattataaaaaatagttaaatttatagtagacaaaaaattaaatttatttacagtagtataataaataaatatataaaatacgaaatatatatttttaccagtgattacttatttttttacacatttaatataaattatataaaacaaataagaaaagaaaagaagaaagtaggTTAATATATTATTGTAATATTGTTATATATCTCTCTGCTTCTctacttctcttttctttctctctatctGTCAACTCTCCAAAAAGCTTCGTTCCCTTCTCAgcccctctttctctttctctttctcttctctcaaaacctttttctctttctctcttaatATTACCAAAGCTTCAAAACGAAAACCAAAACGACGCCGCAGAACgagaagaagaaaattaaaaaaaaaaaaaaaaaacacgcacacatACATTAAAGGTAGCTACCAAACTTTCAAAATTCTCGTCTTCTCTCACGTTAATCGAATTCACTTCATGTTTTTCATCAACTACGCTTTATATTCGGAGCCGAATTGAGAGtaaggaattttttttttcgatcAAAAACTTGTGAATACGGTTTTCCTTAGCTTCGGCTCatactaataataaaatatatttaaataattttacggAAACTTATTACCgtgttgaatttttaatttggatgataattaagaatttaattaaatttagggtgtgtttggtactggtttgtttgtgttttgcggatTACATgtgattattataattatttttgtttctttttgctatttattttgtgattggttttttgtgaatttgtgttgtttcGTTTGTTTGAGTGATGAGTGCTGAAATTGCGGAGAACAAGTCTTTTGTGTGCGTGTTATGTGTTTTGTGTGGAGAGTATTTGAAGCAAAGTTGCGTCCTTTAATAACGAAGGAACCCCTCACTTTTTTTCTGGAACAAACCCTCCCTCTTATCATTCAACTCTTTTTTCCCccttaatctaaaaaaataaaaaaaaataaaaaagatttgatataTATGTTTTTGGTTTCTGTTCTTCAGAATATAATTTGGTTTCTGAGGAATtaggtttttattttctccctctGTTTAAGTCATAAGATGATGCTGGTTTGTGGTTTTGGTGGTCATTGCAGCTTTGGGATTGAATTGGTCATCACATAATCATGTATTGATTCTGctgttatttctttcttttatcaatgtGTTGTATTTCCTTTTTTGATGTTATTGTTTTTTTGTGAAGATTTGTGGTCCTGGTTTGTTTGTTTAACATGGATAAATCCAGGCGGAATCAtccatatatattatgtatatcatCTTGATGGTCCATATGAAGCTACAAAGAGTACTGTTTTGGttcatcaaaattcaaaataggTGCCTTTGTTATATGATATGTAAATATTGATAGATTATAGTAACTTGTCTTATATATgtgtaatttttgtttttatttattttattttaaaaagaaagaaaaaaggtgtTGTTATTTGGTAGCAAGGCATGTCTATGTATATCCATTTGTTTCATCTAACCTTAGAAGCTTTCTGCATGATTTCATCTAGCTATGGTTTGTGTTGACTGTTAACTGAACTCTTGTCTGTTTGCagatttttggaaaaaatatgatTTACCGATTGGAATTTCATGTTTATCGTGTGAATTAGATTGATTATTTGAAAATATGAGTGAATGTTTTATCCTAATCagcattatcattttttttcttcatttactGATGCAAAATAACATGTTGCAGATTTTGAAGGGATTAAAAAAATTGATGGATGACTATTCTGGAAAAAGAGCAATTGATGGGGTGGTAGTCCCTAAAAAGGGGATGGGCCATTTGTTTAGAGATTCTGCTAATACTAGAGATAGAAATGGTCAAGTGTGCAGCCGTCTTGGTTGCAGTAGTAAAGTCAACTCTCCTAAAGGTTCTCAAATTGGTTCTTCTGAAAAGGGTAAATCTTTGAAAACTTCTTTTCGAACTACATCCAGTGGTAAGGAAGCAATTGGGAGTTCTTCTAGAACTTTCACAGGGAATAATAACTCAGGAAAATCCCTTATAAAACCTCGGAAGACATTATCCTCTCAATTAGAGGCTGATTCTTCAGAAACTAGTAGTGTACATGATGAGACAGATATTTCAAATCTTGTCCCTCCATCTGAAAACTTTCGGAGAGTACTTCAAGCTGAAGTAGAAAATGTAGGATCCAGTAGTGTTGTGCAGATGGAAGTAGGGAGCTCTAGTGTAGCATCATCTAATACAGGATCACGGAGGAATTTCCATCCAAAGCCTGGTTTGCGTGGTCAAGAAACTAAAAGCACTGGCGCAGCAACACGAGCCGGGACCAGTAGGTACGGATTAAGAAACCTCAGATGCAACTCCATATCTGATGTCGTCCCTGCTGGCATTCAACCACCAGACTCGGCCAATAATAGAAGAAAGGATACAGTAAAAAAGAGAAATTGTGAAGGGGAAAGTAGTTCAACAGCTAGAGGGAAGAAGATCAATGGTTCTTCATTAGAAGGACGGAATTCTGGTCCTAGAAATGGTATATCTATCTCTGATTCAAGAAGACCCAGAAATATGCCTTCTAATAATAGGGACAGGCCAGACAGCAATGTAATGTCAGTCAGAACGCGGAGGCCGACTAATGGTAATGCGAGGGGACGACTTTCTAACCAAAGTAATCCTAATCCCGTGGCATCGAATGAGCCTGTTGTCATGATACCTACTTTGCCTCATTCAGGTGATCATAATGCTCCTGGTGTATTGCATCTCACTTCTCTGGAGGCTCCTTTAAGCCGTCCTGTCTCTTACAATAGACCTGGTAGTAGCAGTGATGAACTGTATGGTATTATGCCTATGTCTCCCACAGAATATGGCATCACTCATTCTCTTATAAATCGGGACAACTTTCGACGACGCTATAACATGGATGGTATTGCAGAGGTAACTTCTATTCTAACCATGAGAATGCATTTTCCCCCCTTTTTAATCATGGTAGTTAATTATATTCTGTAATTATATGCAGGTATTGTTGGCACTTGAGAGAATTGAGCAAGATGTTGAGCTAACACACGAGGTAATTCTTCATCAATCTAAACATCTTTGACTTCAGCCATGGGTTATCTGACGCATTCATTTTGTGTATTTCAGCAAATTCTTTTACTCGAGTCGAACTTGCTCCTCACTGGACTAAACTTCTATGATCAACATAGAGACATGCGGTTGGACATTGATAACATGTCATATGAGGTTTGTTAATGTCATAAGGTGCCACAATTCAGTTTTTTAGTTACTTGCGTAGGTTATTGCCATATTTTTCGTAATGGTTTTGAGAGCATTTGTATTAGAACATATTCCGATGAATATATTCTTAATAAtgcatattaaaatttaaaagcgaTGTTGAAGATTATATAACCTAGGTCTTATTGCTGCTTAATGACAGTATGTTTGATCTTCTGTTTCTAAGGgagagatttgattttttttttttaaattttattttgtgagaTGTTTCACGATGGGATCATTATTATCCTTGATATTGCAAACAGTTATTTTGGAATTGCAAGGTTGTTCAGTTACTTTAGCTATTCTCacctccccctttttttttttacatataatagGAACTATTAGCTTTGGAAGAGAGGATGGGTTCTGTGAGCACAGCTCTAACAGAGGAAGCATTATCAGAGTGCCTAAAGAGAAGTTTCTTCAAATCCTTACCTTCAGATGATGTAACTGAGACTTTCAATGGGAATAAGAATAAGGACGATACCAAATGTAGCATCTGTCAGGTTTTTCTTCTTTCCCCCTCATTTGATATTTGATAATTGCATCTTTTTATGTTTCTCATGGAGTTAGTGTGTGTTCGAGTTAGAAATGTTAATATGGATTTTAGTTTGTGGTGAATCATACGTGGGCCAATACATAAGCTGCAGTTTGTGTTATTAGAGAGTCCAATTTTAATGCACTGACGATTTAAAATAACTGACGTAATGCCAAAGCTTTTTAATTCCATGACAATTTAAGTACATTATTATTGTGGCACTACATTATCTGATTTATAATTATAGTGTAAAACTTCTACATGAGTATAGTAAAATCAAATTCACATCTAGACATTATTGGATACATTATTAATGTGACAATACATTATTTGATAATAGTGTCAACTTCTCTTACACTATGAGTGTATCAAAGTTAAATTCATATCTACATATTTATAAGGATTTACCGATTTAGGTTGCATGTAGTGTTAATATAGAGAAGTTTTATGCTGACCTAACTAACTATATGTTGCTAAATTGGCATAGATGTTGATTTACTCGTTCGCCATTTTAGAAGTTTTAAAATACACACACAAGCATCTAATTAGATGAGTGTGCAAACAATGTATAGCAATATCACTCTGAGAAATGTTAGGGGACCAAcacttttaacattttatttttatactattggGATTTAGGTTTTGTGATTTAGAATTTAGTATAAGCATATCTTTGTTGGCCAAGTGTTCTTATTAGTAATGATATCTTTGCTGAATGGTTATTTATGATGTtgctatatattatatattatatattatatagggTTTACAATTGAACTCTGAGATTACACTAACAAACAACATAACTGATTTACTTGGGAATGTAGGAGGAATATGTGGTTGGAGATGAGGTGGGGAATTTGCAATGTCAACATATGTTCCATGTGGTTTGCATCCAACAATGGCTGAGGCTCAAGAACTGGTGCCCTATTTGCAAAGCATCAGTGGCAAAGTCATCAACTCCGCCGTCACCGCCGCCGTCGTCATCATCACCTTCATCCTATTGATGATTCCATGGTGTTAGGTCACACAGATGGAGGAAGACTCATTTTCTCTTTATCCGCCGTCTCTTCATTTTTTCTCACTCCCCTTTTTCTTGTCACATTTGTACAAAATACAGTTTCTCCTCTCACCTCTTTCTTATTATTGGTCATTTTGTACATAGCCAATATTTTCGCACCAATTATATTACCTACTAATAATAATACAAGCTACTGGCTTGATAATAGACATTTGAACTACTGTGGAATAGTGCCATGCAAATGTGTTCTTCCTCTTATAGGCTTATGTTCTTTTGGATATGCTAGATCACAACAACAATCTCAACATTATGTTTGTGATGAGCGATTTTAGAAGGATCAAGTTCTTCGAACAAAAGAATGAATGATAGTTTATGTACTTATCATTAATAAGTAAGGTTGTCAAACTCGACTTGTATGAGTttacctaatttttttaaatatatatactcaaatctaggcttttaaaattaacaatttcaacttcaacacataataaattaaaatagtactaCAATTATAACAAGTATTTTAGAACACACATTTAAATTCTTTACAAATATGTATCTAGTTCAACATATAACAAACAATCAAAGTTTCATATAACATAATACAAATTGAAATTctccaatatcttcatcttcACCATTTTCATCGGAAACATCATTTTCTTAAAGTTCAGGTTCGACATGACGAACAAGATCATCATCATTCACATTAATAAGGTTGTCCCTAAATCAAATAATCAACTACAAAATTTAGTCATTAATAATAGTAAGTTAAAATGTAGTTAAAAGAGGATGTGAGAAAACATCACAAGAAGGGAGCTCAAGCATAAATTCGCATGTACAAGAAGCAAtagaattgaaaatgcagggggAAGAGCAAGTGATTTGGCGATGGTAAAGGAAACATAAATTGAAGATAAAAGATTTTGGAAGCGAAGACGaacaatttagaataatttttaatttacgatgatgatgatgacgggGCAACGTTGTATGGGAACGTGAGAATGGTGGGCACAAGTAGGACTCATCCTTTAAATTGCTAGTTATGGAATGCCTAGTCCTAATACAATTgaaaattacaaattataaaaagtttaatttatttgtattttttctttcacacaaaatctaaaaaaaattaaaatattaaaaaatataattataaaaaattaataatgacaattaaaaaattatatttctgtatttttttgtcaaaaaaatataaaatatactaatttaatatttttaagataTAATATTTCTATTCATATCTCATTTTAtctgataaatataattttatctctATGTCTATGTTTCACTGTAAATACTAATTAAATTGTCTTAAAAGgatgaaagaaaaggaaaaaatgatATGGGCTTGGCAGGAAGATGAAAGCTATAACAAACACAGATAGGGTATGGAAAGATGCTGATGGAGAAGTCAACATGGGAAAGCTAATTCAGATGTTGGACATATGAAAATGCTACGGAAAAAACGGAGTAAGAAGTTGAGGAGTTAGATGGACGGCCTGAAAAAGTAGGAGGGAggaaactgaaggtggccttaGTATGAGAAGGGACTCGAATCCAACACGGACAATTTTTCTTATAACAAGTGAACTACTTAAAATGATCTTTGAAATTTCATCCGTAACTCAATTTAAATTTCAAACTTTTAATTGATTATAATTATATCTTAAAATTTTGACCTTCTCTCAATTTGACCCTTTCGTTATTTTTTATTACCGAAAAGTTCACTTGACAATTTAATTGACACCTAGTACGGTAACGATTAGATGATGCGACCAAATTTTTCGTGACATCAAATTAACCCCTCACAATTTGAACATAAAATTTAGTAGTTTCAATTCCTTCAAATCATAGTAGTTTCTTTAAGAGTTGGGAAGAATGTTGGGGAGCAACAACCAAGACTCCAGTAGTTTTAGTAGAGCTCGTTCGCATGGTGGTTGAGTGAAGAATGCACACCATGAAAGAGGTGGGAAGGTTTCACATTCGTGCGGTTGTGGGTTGCGACCTGTTCTTCGATGGTCTGTGATGGATTCCGATCCATAGAGATCATTTTATGGATACCCTAAATATAATGTAAGTTGGTTGAATTGTTGTAAATTGATTCTGTGTCTTATTTCTAAAATTCTTCTTGgttttgtagttgttcttcctcccaattttttcttggtttttggTGTTGTAGACTGTCAGTAAGAGATGGTGCGACTTTTTTAAATGGGTaaatattgaagaagaagaagccatagTTAGGAGAAATGAAACTCCAGTTAGTGAAAATCATTGAAAAATATCTGTAGGATGAAAAATTAGTGTAGTTGAAACTGAAATTAGAATATCATGTTGTCTGTGTTTGTCATTATTTTGTGATTGTAGCTTATAGATTAGGTGGGATGAAATATATGTAAATGCGATATCAATTGTGTGAATgaaatattattatgtatttgatttttttttcatagaGCTAAAAGTTGAtaacaaaatagaaataaaattttatgttcttttggatAATGATATATTCTGTGAAAGTTGTTTAAAACTGAGATTATATAAAAGAGgtataaaattttacaaaataagttataaaaaaacaaaagataaccATTCATTTAGTAATTTATAGTGATTAATCATTGTCATCAGTGATAAACAACATTAGCAATAGCAGTATATGTAACATCCACAATATTCCATATAACACAGTTTCAAAATATCCTAGCTAAAACAGAATATTCTACAATAACAAAGTCTCAAAATATCAAAAAAGTATAATTTGAAAAGACTCTCTACAAAATATGTCCTACACAACTTCTTCCAGTCAACATTGcaaatcatattttattttattgttggtGGTGTGAAGTTTGCGGTGAGAACGAATTTTATAAACTCTGCCAAGCGTGCAGCCAGAACTTGTTCTTTGCATTGGGTCCATCTTAAAAGTTGTTTTTCTCTTAGATTGTAGCTTCTCAGTGTCACTTattgtggaggtggaggtgggtcTGATGGAgagacttagtaaaatttttataaaaaccaATACAAACCAATAAAAACTAATCAATATATAATCAAATAGTATCAATCAATTGGATCCAACCAATTGGGTGTGGGCTTTGATGtattagtgtgtgtttggattacagtttgcaaacTGTAGTTTGTATAAACTTGATTttacaaacttgattttgatgaaaagtaagtttgtgttaacgtgatttatgtttgacaatctttatatcaaaatggattatagtaaaataaatgttgtttggattatactactcaaaatcacttttagatgaaaaattattaaaagagatatcaatttaaataattttttatattattctattattttattttagatgtttgaatagatcttattaaGAAACATGATAAAAcactaataaaatacataaaaaataataagaaatatcataaaaaaattcatatgaactagaaaataataaaaaataataatatacataaaaaagcagaacactaaaaaaataatataaaaatatttattatataaataaaataaatacaataaaaaataaaaatataaaagatagtattatacattttataatgtcaaagaaaaagaaaatgttctataatatttttagtaccgttagtactctttaatttagtatcattttggactataaatttttattattttatgactcttttgttacttataattagtatataataaaGACGAAAATAAAGTACAATCAGAAATAcaataaaaacgaaaaaaaaaaatcatggaaacatagtatataataattacgatcaacaacatatattatataaaaaaaattacaataagaagtaaataaaattcatatgaataaaactaaataaaaaaataaaaaatttatgcacaacataaatatagtacaataaaaaataaaaaaaaatttatataaacaaaaaataataaattttttacctGGGCCATGATTGAAATAAATTTGTATGAAAAAAATTGGAACGAAAAACATATACAAATAactattgtaaaagttatatggtTACTTGCATcttttttatagaagaaaatgaaaggtAAGGTTggtagaaaaggaaaaaaattctcATCTAATTTCTCAATGGTAACCAAACTTCCCAATGTGAACTTCAGGTAAACGTACGTTTAGAGGTGTAAGCATTTCTGGGTTGAGAGTTTCAAAAGGTTGCCAAACATAAAAATAGAACGTTCAAGACGCTCAAACGGGCTTCTCTCTTCCCTAACGTGAACCCTAAACACACCCTTAGATGTAGACTTGGACTTAGGTTCTGGTTTGGATGTGGACTTGTGTTTAGGT contains:
- the LOC112769090 gene encoding uncharacterized protein, whose translation is MDDYSGKRAIDGVVVPKKGMGHLFRDSANTRDRNGQVCSRLGCSSKVNSPKGSQIGSSEKGKSLKTSFRTTSSGKEAIGSSSRTFTGNNNSGKSLIKPRKTLSSQLEADSSETSSVHDETDISNLVPPSENFRRVLQAEVENVGSSSVVQMEVGSSSVASSNTGSRRNFHPKPGLRGQETKSTGAATRAGTSRYGLRNLRCNSISDVVPAGIQPPDSANNRRKDTVKKRNCEGESSSTARGKKINGSSLEGRNSGPRNGISISDSRRPRNMPSNNRDRPDSNVMSVRTRRPTNGNARGRLSNQSNPNPVASNEPVVMIPTLPHSGDHNAPGVLHLTSLEAPLSRPVSYNRPGSSSDELYGIMPMSPTEYGITHSLINRDNFRRRYNMDGIAEVLLALERIEQDVELTHEQILLLESNLLLTGLNFYDQHRDMRLDIDNMSYEELLALEERMGSVSTALTEEALSECLKRSFFKSLPSDDVTETFNGNKNKDDTKCSICQEEYVVGDEVGNLQCQHMFHVVCIQQWLRLKNWCPICKASVAKSSTPPSPPPSSSSPSSY